A genomic stretch from Halichoerus grypus chromosome 7, mHalGry1.hap1.1, whole genome shotgun sequence includes:
- the PPRC1 gene encoding peroxisome proliferator-activated receptor gamma coactivator-related protein 1 isoform X1, whose translation MAARRGRRDGVAPSPSGGPGPDPGGGVRGSSWGSRSQTPYGTVGSVSGGEQVLLHEEGDDSGFVSLSRLGPCLRDKDLEMEELILQDETLLGTMQSYMDASLISLIEDFGSLGESRLSLEDQNEVSLLTALTEILDNADSENLSPFDSIPDSELLVSPREGSSLHKLLTLSRTPPERDLITPVDPLVPSTGSSRVSGVEMSLSDPPWDFSPPSFLETSSPKLPSWRPPRSRARRGQSPPPQQRSDGEEEEEVASFSGQMLAGELDNSVSSIPDFPMHLACPEEEDKTAAAETAVQAAGDESISSLSELVRAMHPYCLPNLTHLTSLEDELQEQPDDLTLPEDCVVLEIVGQAATAGNDLEIPVVVRQIPTRPQPVLLDDSLEASPALKLLMPTLESETEAAVPKEDLCPEKEGLSVDSEEKLESVCLLEPREVMEPVMPKGPQTPSANTMLSSQRARKGRKKRSKEQPAACAEGYARRLRSSSRGQSTMATEVTSQAGNLPQEELQREVGPPRSRGKPRAWARAWAAALEKPSSGNLESSAGQASPDKEDPLDLYSNLVDGIQANPVPTHVSAQAGPMPLDSVETDPTEVNPVLADPVPVDPALVDLASANSELVDPLPADPVLIDPVLADSAEIDPTVVVRISNNLPPGDPVPANSAPVDSVTNDLALVDPVLVKSRPSDPRRGAMSSVQGSPAPQILPESESLDSLKAIIPEVQEVMGPLKVESGTSATPQEARPRPLSLSEYRRRRQQRQADTAERSPQPPAGKWPSLPETPTGLADIPCLVIPPAPAKKTTLQRSPEVSPEACSVPVGSSPTSSPEPPANKPMASTPTEQVPSQELPLPARPPPPTVQPMPPKMPTALPFPPGGLGMTPMLPLPTSGQGIPSLPPPPLQPPSLPMSMGPVPPDPYTHYAPVPPWPCYPPVSPSGYPCLPPPPTVPLVSGTPGTYAVPPTCSVPWVPPPVPIPPYSSSCAYGPLGWGSGLQHPPFWPTVPPPPLPLASVGRAAPPPKVEPSGIPAGPSESVLPGPMTLSLGSAGQGAPQVEPTKVEVRSVPASPHLKHKVSSPVQSPQIKAPPCLPAESVAVEEPASERLKPETQETRPREKPPSPVAKAVPTPTPKQSTVTKLPAVHPARLRKLSFLPTPRTQGPEDVVQAFISEIGIEASDLSSLLEQFEKSEAKKECPPPAPADNLAVGNSGSVDTPQEKRPLDRLQAPELANVAGRWSSWSELKKQNEPGLTPPATPPHQLWKPLAAVSLLAKAKSPKSTAQEGTLKPEGVTEAKHPAATRLQEGVHGPSPVHVGSGDHDYCVRSRTPPKKTPALVIPEVGSRWNVKRHQDITIKPVLSLGPVIPLSPRTAASQEPLDHRTSSEQADPPAPCLAPSALLSPEASPCRNDTNTRTLPEPSAKQRSVRCYRKACRSASPPSRGWQGCRGRSSRSVSSGSNRTSEASSSSSSSSSSSSRSRSRSLSPPHKRWRRSSCSSSGRSRRCSSSSSSSSSSSSSSSSSSSSRSRSRSPSPRRRSDRRRRYSSYRSHDHYQRQRVLQKERAIEERRVVFIGKIPGRMTRSELKQRFSVFGEIEECTIHFRVQGDNYGFVTYRYAEEAFAAIESGHKLRQADEQPFDLCFGGRRQFCKRSYSDLDSNREDFDPAPVKSKFDSLDFDTLLKQAQKNLRR comes from the exons ATGGCGGCGCGCCGGGGACGGAGAGACGGAGTCGCGCCGTCTCCGAGTGGGGGCCCCGGACCCGACCCCGGCGGTGGAGTCCGCGGCAGCAGTTGGGGGAGTCGGAGCCAAACACCGTATGGGACTGTGGGATCTGTGAGTGGCGGGGAGCAG GTGCTGCTGCATGAGGAAGGGGATGATTCTGGTTTTGTTAGTCTGTCTCGGCTTGGCCCCTGCCTGAGGGACAAGGACCTGGAGATGGAGGAGCTGATACTGCAGGATGAGACACTGCTGGGGACCATGCAGAGCTACATGGATGCCTCCCTCATCTCCCTTATCGAGGATTTTGGGAGCCTTGGGGAG AGCAGGTTATCTCTGGAGGACCAGAATGAAGTGTCACTGCTCACAGCTCTGACAGAGATCTTGGACAATGCAGATTCCGAGAACCTGTCTCCGTTTGACAGCATTCCTGACTCAGAACTGCTTGTGTCACCTCGGGAGGGCTCCTCT cTGCACAAGCTGCTCACCCTCTCCCGGACACCCCCAGAACGTGACCTCATCACCCCGGTTGACCCATTGGTGCCCAGCACAGGCAGTAGTAGAGTGAGTGGG GTTGAGATGTCTCTCTCAGATCCTCCTTGGGACttctccccaccttccttctTAGAGACCTCCTCCCCTAAGCTTCCTAGTTGGagacccccaagatcaagagcccgCCGGGGCcaatcccctcctccccagcagcgcagtgatggggaagaagaggaggaggtggcCAGCTTCAGTGGCCAGATGCTTGCTGGAGAGCTCGACAACTCTGTGAGCAGTATCCCAGACTTCCCTATGCACCTGGCCTGCCCAGAGGAGGAAGATAAAACCGCAGCAGCTGAGACGGCAGTGCAGGCAGCTGGTGATGAGAGCATCTCCTCCTTGAGTGAGCTGGTGCGGGCCATGCATCCATACTGCCTGCCCAACCTCACTCACCTGACATCACTCGAGGATGAGCTTCAGGAGCAGCCGGATGATTTGACACTGCCTGAGGATTGTGTGGTGCTAGAGATTGTGGGCCAGGCAGCCACAGCTGGTAATGACCTGGAGATTCCAGTTGTGGTAAGGCAGATCCCTACCCGGCCCCAGCCTGTGCTCCTAGATGACTCGCTAGAGGCCAGTCCAGCTTTGAAGCTACTCATGCCTACACTAGAGTCGGAGACAGAAGCTGCTGTACCCAAGGAAGACCTCTGCCCTGAGAAAGAGGGGTTGTCAGTAGACTCAGAGGAAAAGCTGGAGTCAGTCTGCTTGTTGGAGCCCAGGGAGGTCATGGAGCCAGTGATGCCCAAGGGGCCTCAGACCCCATCAGCCAACACAATGCTGAGCTCCCAGAGAGCTCGAAagggcaggaagaagaggagcAAAGAGCAGCCAGCAGCCTGTGCAGAAGGCTATGCCAGGAGGCTGAGGTCATCTTCTCGTGGGCAGTCTACCATGGCTACAGAGGTGACCTCTCAGGCAGGAAACTTGCCTCAGGAGGAACTTCAAAGAGAGGTTGGGCCTCCTCGTAGTAGAGGGAAGCCCCGGGCTTGGGCTCGGGCCTGGGCAGCTGCCCTGGAGAAACCTAGCTCTGGGAACTTGGAGAGTAGTGCTGGGCAAGCTAGTCCTGACAAAGAAGATCCTCTAGACCTTTACTCCAACCTGGTTGACGGTATCCAAGCCAACCCTGTTCCAACCCATGTCTCTGCTCAAGCCGGCCCCATGCCACTTGACTCTGTTGAAACCGATCCCACTGAAGTTAATCCTGTTCTAGCCGACCCTGTACCTGTTGATCCTGCATTGGTTGACCTTGCTTCAGCAAACTCAGAGCTGGTTGACCCTCTCCCAGCTGACCCAGTGCTGATTGACCCAGTCCTGGCTGACTCAGCAGAAATTGACCCTACAGTGGTTGTTCGCATCTCAAATAACTTGCCACCAGGTGACCCTGTGCCAGCTAACTCAGCACCAGTTGACTCTGTTACCAATGACCTGGCTCTGGTTGATCCTGTGCTAGTTAAGTCTAGGCCGTCTGATCCCAGACGTGGTGCAATGTCATCAGTTCAGGGGAGTCCAGCTCCCCAGATCCTTCCAGAGTCAGAGTCCTTGGACTCCCTAAAGGCTATCATCCCTGAAGTCCAGGAGGTTATGGGTCCTTTGAAGGTAGAAAGTGGTACCAGTGCCACACCCCAGGAAGCCAGACCTCGGCCTCTTAGCCTATCAGAGTACCGGCGACGGAGGCAGCAGCGCCAAGCAGATACAGCAGAGAGgagtccccagcccccagctgggAAGTGGCCCAGTCTCCCAGAGACCCCCACAGGGCTAGCAGACATCCCTTGTCTTGTCATCCCACCAGCCCCAGCCAAGAAGACAACTCTGCAGAGAAGCCCTGAGGTTTCTCCTGAGGCTTGCTCTGTGCCTGTGGGTTCTAGCCCTACTTCTAGTCCTGAGCCACCTGCAAACAAACCTATGGCCTCaactcccactgagcaggtgCCATCCCAAGAGCTGCCACTACCAGCAAGACCTCCACCTCCTACTGTGCAGCCCATGCCTCCCAAAATGCCCACTGCTTTGCCTTTCCCTCCAGGTGGGCTAGGCATGACCCCCATGCTGCCCCTTCCTACAAGTGGGCAAGGGATCCCCAGTCTGCCCCCACCACCCTTGCAGCCTCCCAGTCTTCCGATGTCTATGGGGCCAGTGCCACCTGATCCCTATACTCACTATGCTCCTGTGCCACCCTGGCCTTGTTATCCCCCTGTGTCCCCTTCTGGCTATCCttgcctgccccccccaccaacagtgcccctAGTATCTGGTACTCCTGGCACCTATGCTGTGCCCCCCACTTGCAGTGTGCCTTGGGTACCCCCTCCAGTCCCAATCCCACCTTATAGCTCCAGCTGTGCCTATGGGCCCTTGGGATGGGGCTCAGGGCTGCAACACCCTCCATTCTGGCCTACTGTGCCACCACCTCCTTTGCCTCTAGCATCTGTTGGGAGAGCTGCTCCCCCACCCAAGGTGGAGCCCAGTGGCATTCCAGCTGGCCCTTCTGAAAGTGTACTTCCTGGGCCAATGACTCTCAGTCTTGGGTCAGCTGGCCAGGGAGCTCCGCAGGTAGAGCCCACCAAGGTGGAGGTCAGGTCAGTGCCTGCATCTCCCCATCTGAAACACAAGGTGTCCTCCCCAGTGCAAAGCCCTCAGATCAAGGCTCCACCATGTCTGCCTGCTGAGAGTGTGGCTGTGGAGGAGCCCGCATCAGAGAGGCTAAAGCCTGAGACCCAGGAGACCAGGCCCAGGGAGAAGCCCCCCTCTCCTGTTGCCAAGGCTGTTCCCACACCCACACCAAAGCAGAGCACTGTAACTAAGCTGCCTGCTGTCCACCCAGCCCGTCTAAGGAAACTCTCCTTCTTGCCTACCCCACGTACTCAAGGCCCTGAGGACGTGGTACAGGCTTTCATCAGTGAGATTG GAATTGAGGCATCGGACCTGTCCAGTCTGCTGGAGCAGTTTGAGAAATCCGAAG CCAAAAAGGAGTGCCCTCCCCCGGCTCCTGCTGATAACCTGGCTGTAGGAAACTCAGG CAGCGTTGACACTCCCCAGGAGAAGAGGCCCCTAGACCGGTTACAAGCCCCAGAACTGGCCAACGTGGCAG GTCGATGGAGCAGCTGGAGtgaactgaagaaacaaaacgAGCCTG GGCTCACCCCACCAGCTACCCCTCCCCACCAATTATGGAAGCCCCTGGCTGCTGTCTCACTGCTGGCCAAAGCCAAATCTCCTAAGTCTACCGCCCAGGAGGGAACCCTGAAGCCTGAAGGAGTTACAGAGGCCAAACATCCAGCTGCAACCCGCCTCCAAGAAGGGGTCCATGGCCCTAGTCCAGTCCATGTGGGCTCTGGGGACCATGACTATTGTGTCCGGAGCAGGACTCCCCCCAAAAAGACGCCTGCCCTAGTCATTCCAGAGGTGGGCTCCCGATGGAACGTCAAACGCCATCAGGACATCACCATCAAACCCGTCTTGTCCCTGGGCCCAGTCATCCCCCTGTCCCCACGCACAGCTGCCTCCCAGGAGCCACTTGATCACAGGACTAGCAGTGAGCAGGCAGATCCCCCAGCTCCTTGCCTCGCCCCATCTGCCTTGCTGTCCCCTGAGGCCTCGCCTTGCCGGAATGACACGAACACTAGGACTCTCCCTGAGCCCTCAGCCAAGCAGCGGTCAGTGCGCTGTTACCGAAAAGCCTGCAGGTCAGCCAGCCCCCCAAGCCGGGGCTGGCAGGGCTGCCGTGGCCGCAGCAGCCGTTCTGTCAGCTCTGGGTCCAACCGGACCAGCGAAGCATCTTCCTCTTCATCCTCATCGTCGTCATCCTCATCCCGGTCCCGGTCCAggtccctctcccccccacacaaGAGGTGGCGAAG ATCCAGTTGCAGTTCCTCTGGACGTTCCCGAAGATGctcttcctcttcatcctcctcatcttcctcctcatcttcctcatcttcctcatCCAGTTCCCGAAGCCGGTCCCGCTCCCCATCCCCCCGACGGAGAAGTGACAGGAGGCGGCG GTACAGCTCTTACCGTTCACACGACCATTACCAAAGGCAGAGAGTTCTGCAGAAGGAGCGTGCAATA GAGGAGAGAAGAGTGGTCTTCATTGGGAAGATACCTGGCCGCATGACTAGGTCAGAACTGAAACAGAGGTTCTCTGTTTTCGGAGAGATTGAGGAGTGCACTATCCATTTCCGTGTCCAAGG TGACAACTACGGCTTCGTCACCTACCGCTATGCTGAGGAGGCATTTGCAGCCATCGAGAGTGGCCACAAGCTGAGGCAGGCAGATGAACAACCCTTTGATCTCTGCTTCGGGGGCCGCAGGCAGTTCTGCAAGAGAAGCTATTCTGATCTTG ACTCCAACCGGGAAGACTTTGACCCTGCTCCTGTAAAGAGCAAATTTGATTCTCTTGACTTTGACACATTGTTGAAACAGGCCCAGAAGAACCTCAGGAGGTAA
- the PPRC1 gene encoding peroxisome proliferator-activated receptor gamma coactivator-related protein 1 isoform X6: protein MAARRGRRDGVAPSPSGGPGPDPGGGVRGSSWGSRSQTPYGTVGSVSGGEQVLLHEEGDDSGFVSLSRLGPCLRDKDLEMEELILQDETLLGTMQSYMDASLISLIEDFGSLGESRLSLEDQNEVSLLTALTEILDNADSENLSPFDSIPDSELLVSPREGSSLHKLLTLSRTPPERDLITPVDPLVPSTGSSRVSGVEMSLSDPPWDFSPPSFLETSSPKLPSWRPPRSRARRGQSPPPQQRSDGEEEEEVASFSGQMLAGELDNSVSSIPDFPMHLACPEEEDKTAAAETAVQAAGDESISSLSELVRAMHPYCLPNLTHLTSLEDELQEQPDDLTLPEDCVVLEIVGQAATAGNDLEIPVVVRQIPTRPQPVLLDDSLEASPALKLLMPTLESETEAAVPKEDLCPEKEGLSVDSEEKLESVCLLEPREVMEPVMPKGPQTPSANTMLSSQRARKGRKKRSKEQPAACAEGYARRLRSSSRGQSTMATEVTSQAGNLPQEELQREVGPPRSRGKPRAWARAWAAALEKPSSGNLESSAGQASPDKEDPLDLYSNLVDGIQANPVPTHVSAQAGPMPLDSVETDPTEVNPVLADPVPVDPALVDLASANSELVDPLPADPVLIDPVLADSAEIDPTVVVRISNNLPPGDPVPANSAPVDSVTNDLALVDPVLVKSRPSDPRRGAMSSVQGSPAPQILPESESLDSLKAIIPEVQEVMGPLKVESGTSATPQEARPRPLSLSEYRRRRQQRQADTAERSPQPPAGKWPSLPETPTGLADIPCLVIPPAPAKKTTLQRSPEVSPEACSVPVGSSPTSSPEPPANKPMASTPTEQVPSQELPLPARPPPPTVQPMPPKMPTALPFPPGGLGMTPMLPLPTSGQGIPSLPPPPLQPPSLPMSMGPVPPDPYTHYAPVPPWPCYPPVSPSGYPCLPPPPTVPLVSGTPGTYAVPPTCSVPWVPPPVPIPPYSSSCAYGPLGWGSGLQHPPFWPTVPPPPLPLASVGRAAPPPKVEPSGIPAGPSESVLPGPMTLSLGSAGQGAPQVEPTKVEVRSVPASPHLKHKVSSPVQSPQIKAPPCLPAESVAVEEPASERLKPETQETRPREKPPSPVAKAVPTPTPKQSTVTKLPAVHPARLRKLSFLPTPRTQGPEDVVQAFISEIGIEASDLSSLLEQFEKSEAKKECPPPAPADNLAVGNSGSSCSSSGRSRRCSSSSSSSSSSSSSSSSSSSSRSRSRSPSPRRRSDRRRRYSSYRSHDHYQRQRVLQKERAIEERRVVFIGKIPGRMTRSELKQRFSVFGEIEECTIHFRVQGDNYGFVTYRYAEEAFAAIESGHKLRQADEQPFDLCFGGRRQFCKRSYSDLDSNREDFDPAPVKSKFDSLDFDTLLKQAQKNLRR, encoded by the exons ATGGCGGCGCGCCGGGGACGGAGAGACGGAGTCGCGCCGTCTCCGAGTGGGGGCCCCGGACCCGACCCCGGCGGTGGAGTCCGCGGCAGCAGTTGGGGGAGTCGGAGCCAAACACCGTATGGGACTGTGGGATCTGTGAGTGGCGGGGAGCAG GTGCTGCTGCATGAGGAAGGGGATGATTCTGGTTTTGTTAGTCTGTCTCGGCTTGGCCCCTGCCTGAGGGACAAGGACCTGGAGATGGAGGAGCTGATACTGCAGGATGAGACACTGCTGGGGACCATGCAGAGCTACATGGATGCCTCCCTCATCTCCCTTATCGAGGATTTTGGGAGCCTTGGGGAG AGCAGGTTATCTCTGGAGGACCAGAATGAAGTGTCACTGCTCACAGCTCTGACAGAGATCTTGGACAATGCAGATTCCGAGAACCTGTCTCCGTTTGACAGCATTCCTGACTCAGAACTGCTTGTGTCACCTCGGGAGGGCTCCTCT cTGCACAAGCTGCTCACCCTCTCCCGGACACCCCCAGAACGTGACCTCATCACCCCGGTTGACCCATTGGTGCCCAGCACAGGCAGTAGTAGAGTGAGTGGG GTTGAGATGTCTCTCTCAGATCCTCCTTGGGACttctccccaccttccttctTAGAGACCTCCTCCCCTAAGCTTCCTAGTTGGagacccccaagatcaagagcccgCCGGGGCcaatcccctcctccccagcagcgcagtgatggggaagaagaggaggaggtggcCAGCTTCAGTGGCCAGATGCTTGCTGGAGAGCTCGACAACTCTGTGAGCAGTATCCCAGACTTCCCTATGCACCTGGCCTGCCCAGAGGAGGAAGATAAAACCGCAGCAGCTGAGACGGCAGTGCAGGCAGCTGGTGATGAGAGCATCTCCTCCTTGAGTGAGCTGGTGCGGGCCATGCATCCATACTGCCTGCCCAACCTCACTCACCTGACATCACTCGAGGATGAGCTTCAGGAGCAGCCGGATGATTTGACACTGCCTGAGGATTGTGTGGTGCTAGAGATTGTGGGCCAGGCAGCCACAGCTGGTAATGACCTGGAGATTCCAGTTGTGGTAAGGCAGATCCCTACCCGGCCCCAGCCTGTGCTCCTAGATGACTCGCTAGAGGCCAGTCCAGCTTTGAAGCTACTCATGCCTACACTAGAGTCGGAGACAGAAGCTGCTGTACCCAAGGAAGACCTCTGCCCTGAGAAAGAGGGGTTGTCAGTAGACTCAGAGGAAAAGCTGGAGTCAGTCTGCTTGTTGGAGCCCAGGGAGGTCATGGAGCCAGTGATGCCCAAGGGGCCTCAGACCCCATCAGCCAACACAATGCTGAGCTCCCAGAGAGCTCGAAagggcaggaagaagaggagcAAAGAGCAGCCAGCAGCCTGTGCAGAAGGCTATGCCAGGAGGCTGAGGTCATCTTCTCGTGGGCAGTCTACCATGGCTACAGAGGTGACCTCTCAGGCAGGAAACTTGCCTCAGGAGGAACTTCAAAGAGAGGTTGGGCCTCCTCGTAGTAGAGGGAAGCCCCGGGCTTGGGCTCGGGCCTGGGCAGCTGCCCTGGAGAAACCTAGCTCTGGGAACTTGGAGAGTAGTGCTGGGCAAGCTAGTCCTGACAAAGAAGATCCTCTAGACCTTTACTCCAACCTGGTTGACGGTATCCAAGCCAACCCTGTTCCAACCCATGTCTCTGCTCAAGCCGGCCCCATGCCACTTGACTCTGTTGAAACCGATCCCACTGAAGTTAATCCTGTTCTAGCCGACCCTGTACCTGTTGATCCTGCATTGGTTGACCTTGCTTCAGCAAACTCAGAGCTGGTTGACCCTCTCCCAGCTGACCCAGTGCTGATTGACCCAGTCCTGGCTGACTCAGCAGAAATTGACCCTACAGTGGTTGTTCGCATCTCAAATAACTTGCCACCAGGTGACCCTGTGCCAGCTAACTCAGCACCAGTTGACTCTGTTACCAATGACCTGGCTCTGGTTGATCCTGTGCTAGTTAAGTCTAGGCCGTCTGATCCCAGACGTGGTGCAATGTCATCAGTTCAGGGGAGTCCAGCTCCCCAGATCCTTCCAGAGTCAGAGTCCTTGGACTCCCTAAAGGCTATCATCCCTGAAGTCCAGGAGGTTATGGGTCCTTTGAAGGTAGAAAGTGGTACCAGTGCCACACCCCAGGAAGCCAGACCTCGGCCTCTTAGCCTATCAGAGTACCGGCGACGGAGGCAGCAGCGCCAAGCAGATACAGCAGAGAGgagtccccagcccccagctgggAAGTGGCCCAGTCTCCCAGAGACCCCCACAGGGCTAGCAGACATCCCTTGTCTTGTCATCCCACCAGCCCCAGCCAAGAAGACAACTCTGCAGAGAAGCCCTGAGGTTTCTCCTGAGGCTTGCTCTGTGCCTGTGGGTTCTAGCCCTACTTCTAGTCCTGAGCCACCTGCAAACAAACCTATGGCCTCaactcccactgagcaggtgCCATCCCAAGAGCTGCCACTACCAGCAAGACCTCCACCTCCTACTGTGCAGCCCATGCCTCCCAAAATGCCCACTGCTTTGCCTTTCCCTCCAGGTGGGCTAGGCATGACCCCCATGCTGCCCCTTCCTACAAGTGGGCAAGGGATCCCCAGTCTGCCCCCACCACCCTTGCAGCCTCCCAGTCTTCCGATGTCTATGGGGCCAGTGCCACCTGATCCCTATACTCACTATGCTCCTGTGCCACCCTGGCCTTGTTATCCCCCTGTGTCCCCTTCTGGCTATCCttgcctgccccccccaccaacagtgcccctAGTATCTGGTACTCCTGGCACCTATGCTGTGCCCCCCACTTGCAGTGTGCCTTGGGTACCCCCTCCAGTCCCAATCCCACCTTATAGCTCCAGCTGTGCCTATGGGCCCTTGGGATGGGGCTCAGGGCTGCAACACCCTCCATTCTGGCCTACTGTGCCACCACCTCCTTTGCCTCTAGCATCTGTTGGGAGAGCTGCTCCCCCACCCAAGGTGGAGCCCAGTGGCATTCCAGCTGGCCCTTCTGAAAGTGTACTTCCTGGGCCAATGACTCTCAGTCTTGGGTCAGCTGGCCAGGGAGCTCCGCAGGTAGAGCCCACCAAGGTGGAGGTCAGGTCAGTGCCTGCATCTCCCCATCTGAAACACAAGGTGTCCTCCCCAGTGCAAAGCCCTCAGATCAAGGCTCCACCATGTCTGCCTGCTGAGAGTGTGGCTGTGGAGGAGCCCGCATCAGAGAGGCTAAAGCCTGAGACCCAGGAGACCAGGCCCAGGGAGAAGCCCCCCTCTCCTGTTGCCAAGGCTGTTCCCACACCCACACCAAAGCAGAGCACTGTAACTAAGCTGCCTGCTGTCCACCCAGCCCGTCTAAGGAAACTCTCCTTCTTGCCTACCCCACGTACTCAAGGCCCTGAGGACGTGGTACAGGCTTTCATCAGTGAGATTG GAATTGAGGCATCGGACCTGTCCAGTCTGCTGGAGCAGTTTGAGAAATCCGAAG CCAAAAAGGAGTGCCCTCCCCCGGCTCCTGCTGATAACCTGGCTGTAGGAAACTCAGG ATCCAGTTGCAGTTCCTCTGGACGTTCCCGAAGATGctcttcctcttcatcctcctcatcttcctcctcatcttcctcatcttcctcatCCAGTTCCCGAAGCCGGTCCCGCTCCCCATCCCCCCGACGGAGAAGTGACAGGAGGCGGCG GTACAGCTCTTACCGTTCACACGACCATTACCAAAGGCAGAGAGTTCTGCAGAAGGAGCGTGCAATA GAGGAGAGAAGAGTGGTCTTCATTGGGAAGATACCTGGCCGCATGACTAGGTCAGAACTGAAACAGAGGTTCTCTGTTTTCGGAGAGATTGAGGAGTGCACTATCCATTTCCGTGTCCAAGG TGACAACTACGGCTTCGTCACCTACCGCTATGCTGAGGAGGCATTTGCAGCCATCGAGAGTGGCCACAAGCTGAGGCAGGCAGATGAACAACCCTTTGATCTCTGCTTCGGGGGCCGCAGGCAGTTCTGCAAGAGAAGCTATTCTGATCTTG ACTCCAACCGGGAAGACTTTGACCCTGCTCCTGTAAAGAGCAAATTTGATTCTCTTGACTTTGACACATTGTTGAAACAGGCCCAGAAGAACCTCAGGAGGTAA